From Paenibacillus polymyxa, the proteins below share one genomic window:
- the nikA gene encoding nickel ABC transporter substrate-binding protein, translating into MSVRHRKTATFMLVTLLLLSVILGCAKQENTPASTSTNGAANEKSITLSWPRDIGTMNPHVYNPSQLFAQSMIYEPLVSYKQGGKLEPALAESWTISKDGKTYTFKLRKGVKFSDGTLFNAAIVKKNFDAIMKNEKTHSWLGIVGVLDKTEAVDDSTFRMTLKEPYYPVIQDLSVVRPFRFLGEAGFPDDGDTSKGIKKPVGTGPWMLDEYKQDEYATFKRNPNYWGTAPKMDKITVKIIPDGETRVMAFEKGDLDLIYGEGVISLDAFKQLRDTNQYVTTLSEPVGTRSLLLNSSNPKLADLRVRLALQHGFNKQAMVEGVTSGLEETADTVLSKNYPYTNVDLQPIGYDVEKSKALLDEAGWKLPAGGTVREKDGQQLDFELIFDKTDPIQKAMAETIQAEWGELGVKVNLTGLELTVQIKRLRSNQFDLYFWYNYGAPYDPHSFINVIAKKSFGISEVLSALPMKKDLDQQVHEALSSTDETKRQELYASILKTLQKQSAIVPISYIKKTAVYQKKITNFVFPANRDENPFEGIEIGK; encoded by the coding sequence ATGTCCGTTCGACACCGCAAGACTGCCACCTTTATGTTGGTGACGCTCCTCTTATTATCCGTTATTCTGGGCTGCGCGAAGCAGGAGAACACACCTGCATCCACCTCTACTAACGGAGCTGCCAATGAAAAGTCGATCACGCTATCGTGGCCACGGGACATTGGTACAATGAATCCTCACGTATACAACCCTTCCCAGCTATTTGCACAATCCATGATTTATGAGCCGTTAGTCAGCTACAAGCAAGGAGGCAAGCTAGAGCCTGCTTTGGCTGAATCTTGGACCATATCCAAGGACGGCAAGACATATACGTTTAAGCTGCGTAAAGGTGTGAAATTTTCCGATGGAACGCTATTTAATGCGGCGATTGTGAAAAAGAACTTTGACGCCATTATGAAAAATGAGAAAACGCATAGCTGGCTTGGTATAGTAGGCGTTCTCGACAAAACTGAAGCTGTAGATGACAGTACGTTCCGAATGACGCTCAAAGAGCCATACTACCCAGTTATTCAGGATCTGTCTGTCGTTCGCCCGTTCCGTTTTTTGGGTGAAGCCGGGTTCCCGGATGATGGAGATACGTCCAAAGGAATTAAGAAACCTGTAGGTACAGGACCTTGGATGCTGGATGAATACAAGCAGGATGAGTATGCAACCTTTAAGCGTAACCCGAATTATTGGGGTACTGCACCGAAGATGGACAAAATTACGGTCAAAATTATTCCCGATGGTGAAACACGTGTAATGGCCTTTGAAAAAGGCGACCTGGATCTGATTTATGGAGAAGGTGTTATTAGCCTGGATGCTTTCAAACAGCTTCGCGACACGAATCAGTATGTTACCACGCTGTCCGAGCCTGTCGGCACAAGAAGCCTGTTGCTCAACTCCTCCAATCCCAAGCTGGCAGACCTTCGGGTACGTCTGGCACTCCAGCATGGATTTAACAAACAGGCGATGGTGGAAGGCGTAACCTCGGGGCTGGAGGAAACAGCGGATACGGTTTTATCCAAAAACTACCCGTATACGAATGTCGACTTACAGCCAATAGGCTATGATGTGGAAAAATCCAAAGCATTGTTGGATGAGGCTGGCTGGAAGCTGCCCGCAGGCGGCACAGTACGAGAGAAAGATGGACAACAGCTGGATTTTGAGCTGATTTTCGATAAGACCGATCCGATCCAGAAGGCGATGGCTGAAACCATTCAGGCTGAATGGGGAGAGCTGGGTGTCAAAGTGAATCTGACCGGACTGGAGCTGACGGTTCAAATCAAGCGGCTTAGATCCAACCAGTTTGATCTGTATTTCTGGTACAACTACGGTGCGCCTTATGATCCGCATTCCTTTATTAATGTTATTGCCAAGAAGAGCTTCGGAATTTCTGAGGTGCTGAGCGCCCTTCCGATGAAGAAGGATCTGGATCAGCAAGTACACGAAGCACTTTCATCGACAGACGAAACCAAGCGTCAGGAGCTGTACGCCTCAATCTTGAAGACACTTCAGAAGCAATCTGCAATTGTACCTATTTCGTATATTAAGAAGACGGCAGTGTATCAGAAAAAGATTACTAATTTTGTATTCCCAGCTAATCGGGATGAAAATCCATTTGAGGGAATTGAAATTGGAAAGTAA
- the nikB gene encoding nickel ABC transporter permease subunit NikB: MISYIGKRMVAVIPIVLFATLVTFALIHISPVDPAEAYLTAAHIYPTPEILEQKRHEFGLDQPLLTQYMHTLQRISRLDFGASYLTNKPVWDEVKARLPATVELALSSMSLSIVVSIPLGVLAAMRKNGWIDILSRGISYFGASIPQFWLGYLLIFFFSVRLDWLPVEGRGTWQHLVLPTLTLSLVLIALYTRLLRSSVLEQLQETYVQYARTRGIRERMIMLRHILKMAITPLITSMGMNLGKLLTGTIIVEQVFSWPGFGRYFVEAIFNRDIPVIQCYVFLAACLFIVCNLLVDLVHLYMDPRISSKGRAEQ, from the coding sequence ATGATTAGCTATATCGGGAAGCGAATGGTAGCGGTCATTCCTATTGTTCTCTTTGCCACCCTCGTTACCTTTGCACTCATTCATATTTCACCGGTTGATCCGGCTGAAGCTTATTTGACGGCTGCTCATATTTATCCTACCCCGGAAATTCTGGAGCAGAAGAGGCATGAGTTCGGGCTGGATCAGCCATTGCTGACACAGTATATGCATACACTTCAAAGAATCAGTCGGTTGGACTTTGGTGCTTCGTATCTGACCAACAAGCCAGTGTGGGATGAGGTGAAGGCTCGATTGCCTGCCACTGTTGAGCTGGCCTTAAGCAGCATGTCATTATCCATCGTGGTGAGCATCCCGCTGGGTGTGTTGGCGGCGATGCGTAAAAATGGCTGGATCGACATACTGAGTCGAGGGATTTCGTATTTCGGGGCATCTATTCCCCAGTTCTGGCTGGGATATTTGTTAATCTTCTTTTTCTCTGTACGATTGGACTGGCTACCTGTAGAGGGTCGGGGAACGTGGCAGCATCTGGTGTTGCCGACGTTGACTCTGTCGCTGGTTCTGATTGCTTTATATACGCGCCTGTTGCGCTCCAGTGTGCTGGAACAGCTTCAGGAAACGTATGTCCAGTATGCCAGAACCAGAGGAATACGCGAGCGTATGATTATGCTCAGGCACATACTCAAAATGGCCATTACTCCGCTAATAACAAGTATGGGCATGAACCTGGGCAAGTTGCTGACTGGAACGATTATTGTGGAGCAGGTGTTTTCATGGCCTGGGTTTGGCCGTTATTTCGTGGAAGCCATTTTTAACCGGGATATTCCCGTCATACAATGCTATGTGTTTTTGGCGGCATGCCTGTTCATCGTATGCAATTTGCTCGTTGATCTGGTGCATTTGTATATGGACCCCCGAATTTCTTCGAAGGGACGAGCAGAGCAGTGA